A segment of the Flavobacteriales bacterium genome:
CAATGGATTTGATCATAAATACTTTTAATCCTGATTTGTTCACAATAGATTTTACAACAAAATCCTCAGGTCTGTCTATATTATTTTCTTCAACATAATTTTTGATATGATCCACAAAGGGTTTACCAAATTTTTGGGCTTTTCCCATTCCCACACCAGGAATTTTGGTAAGTTCTTCAATATTCATTGGGTAATGAAAACACATTTCCTCCAAGGAATTTTCTTGAAAGATAACATGTGTTGGAATTTTTTTCTGTTTGGCTACCTTTTTTCGAATGTCTTTAAGCGTTTTGAATAATTTGTCATCAAAAACGGCTTTGGCAACATTTCCTGCACTGGCGGCAATGGCTTCATAATTGTGCCCTTCCACCACCATAAAGCTCGTAGGGTTTTTAAAATAATCTTCACCCTTTTGGGTAAGTTTGATAATTCCGTAAGTTTCTATTTCTTTTTTAATGAGGTTTTTCACCATCATTTGTCTCACTACGGAGTTCCAAAAATAGTCTTCTTTATTTTGCCCTATTCTAAATGTGGAAATATTTTCTAAATCAAATTCTTTGATATGTGAGGTAACAATTCCACGGATAATGGAAACCAAGTTCTTTTGTTTGAGTTGTTCATTAGTTTCTTTGATTGTTTTAATGACACTAATGACATGGTCTTTTCCTTCAACTTGTGTTTTAGGATCTTTACAGTTATCACACTGGCAGTTACAGTTTTCTTCTTCAAAGTCTTCTCCGAAATAGTATAAAAGGTATTTTCTTCTACAAACAGCAGACTCTACATAAGCAACGGTATCCAATAGTAATTGACGACCTATTTCTTGCTCTGCAACGGCTTTGTTTTGCATAAATTTTTCGAGCTTTTCAATGTCTTTAAAGCTATAAAAAGTTAAGCAATGCCCTTCTCCTCCGTCTCTTCCTGCTCTTCCTGTTTCTTGATAGTAACCTTCAAGAGACTTGGGAATATCGTGGTGTACCACAAAGCGAACATCAGGTTTATCTATCCCCATTCCAAAGGCGATGGTGGCTACTATTACATCAACATCTTCCATCAAGAAAGCATCTTGATGTTTTACTCTCGTTCCTGCATCTAATCCTGCATGATAGGGTAAAGCCTTTATTCCATTTACCTGAAGCGTTTCGGCAATTTCCTCTACTTTTTTACGGCTCAAACAGTAAACAATTCCAGATTTCCCTTCATGTTGTTTTACAAATTTGATAATATCTTTAATAACGTCTTTTTTAGGTCTTACTTCGTAAAAAAGGTTAGATCTATTAAATGAAGACTTAAAAACATGTGCATTTTTCATATTCAGGTTCTTCTGAATATCTTCTTGTACTTTTGGAGTGGCAGTTGCGGTTAATGCAATCACAGGCACATCAGAAATATGAGACATGATTTTGTTGAGGTTTCTATACTCTGGTCTAAAATCATGACCCCATTCACTAATACAGTGTGCTTCATCTATGGCAAAGAAAGAAATTGTGGAGTTTTTAAGAAAATTGGCATATTCTTCTTTGATCAAAGATTCTGGTGCTACATAGAGAAGTTTTGTCTCTCCTGCAGTAATATCTTCTTTTACTTTGGCTATTTCTTTCTTGTTTAAGGAGGAATTAAGCACATGAGCTACACTGTCTTTTCCCACATGTCCACGGATGGCATCTACTTGATTTTTCATCAAAGCGATAAGGGGAGAAACAATGATAGCTGTTCCCTCTTGCATAAGTGCGGGAAGTTGGTAACACAATGATTTACCACCTCCTGTGGGCATAATGACGAAGGTGTCATGCCCATTTAATAAACTTTCTATAATCTTTCCTTGGTTTCCCTTGAAACCTTCAAAGCCAAAAAAGTGTTTTAGATTTTCTAATATGTTTTGACAATTTTCCATTGAATACTGTTTCACAATTTAGTTACCTTTGTCTGTTGCTAGTAACATTTTTGTTGGTTGTCTGAAATGGAAGTCTTTTTTGAGCTTCCTCCAAAAGTGTAAACTAAGATAAAACATATTTCTAAAAAAAAAGGCATAAATCTGTGTTAAATAAAGATGATATTATTCAACTGGGGCAAAATTCAATAGAAGAAGAAGCCGCTGCAATCATGAAATTATCCCGATATGTGGATGAAGATTTCGCATTGGTTATCCAAAATATATTAGCCTCCAAAGGTAGAGTGGTGATCACTGGAATAGGAAAAAGTGCCAACATTGCTCATAAAATTGTTGCCACTCTTAACTCCACCGGTACGCCAGCTATTTTTATGCATGCTGCCGATGCCATTCATGGAGATTTAGGAATGGTTCAGCAAGAAGATTTGGTGATTTGTATTTCAAAAAGTGGGAATACACCAGAGATCAAAGTTCTTGTTCCTTTATTGAAAAGTAGAGGAAATACTTTGGTAGGACTTACGGCAAATAAAGAATCATACCTTGGGGCCAAGTCGGACTTTGTTCTTCATGCTTATGTAGAAAAAGAAGCTTGTCCAAATAATTTAGCACCCACAACAAGTACCACTGCACAACTCGTAATGGGAGATGCTTTGGCTATTTGTTTACTTAAAGCAAAAGAGTTTACCGATAGAGATTTTGCAAAATATCACCCAGGGGGATCATTAGGGAAAAAACTCTATTTAAAAGTGAATGATTTACTGAGTGAATCTAAACCACAGGTTTCCAAAGAAAGTAGTATAAAAGAAGTAATTTTGGAAATATCCAAAAATAGACTTGGAGCAACAGCTGTAATAGAATTAGACCAAGTGGTTGGTGTGATTACAGATGGAGATATTAGAAGAATGCTTGAGCTGGATAATGATTGGAAAAATTTGAAAGCTGAAGATATTATGAACAAAAACCCAAGGATGATAGAGTCTCAAGAATTAGCTGCAGAAGCCTTGGAAATTATTGAAACAAACAATATTAGTCAGTTGTTGGTAAGTAAAGAGGGAAAATATCATGGAATCATTCACATGCATGATATCATCAAAGAAGGAATTTTGTAATGAGTAAAACCAAACAAATAGGTCAACCCGAAGAAGAAATGCACTTTTTAGATCATTTGGCAATTTTGCGAAAACACTTAGTAAAAATTGTAATTGCCATTTTGTTTTTTGCCATTTTAGCTTTTGTTTATAGAGAGTTTATTTTTAGTAAAATAATTTTAGCTTCCAAAAGCACAGATTTTGCCACATTTCAGGTCATGTGTAAACTGTCGCACATGCTTGGTCTTGGAGATAGTTTGTGTATGGAAGAACAAAATTTGGTCTTGCAAAATTTAGATATGGCAGGGCAATTTAATATGAGTCTTTGGGCATCTTTTGTCATCGGGATTATTATCTCTTTTCCTTTTGCTGTATGGGAAATATGGAAATTTGTAAGCCCTGGACTCAAAGAAACTGAACGCAAAAATAGTAAAGGATTCATTTTCTCTGTAAGTGGATTATTCTTTTTAGGTGTTTTGTTTGGGTATTATGTGATTGTTCCATTATCGGTAAATTTTTTAGGAACTTTTGTGGTCTCTGGAGATGTAGCAAACAATTTTGCTTTAACATCCTACGTTAGTCTAGTGACGAATTTGGTTTTGAGTACGGGTTTATTATTTGAATTACCTGTGGTCATATTTTTCTTGGCTAAACTAGGTTTAGTAACCGATGAGTTTCTAAGAAAATATAGAAAACACGCTATTGTTGTTACTTTAATATTGGCAGCAGTTATCACTCCACCAGACTTTTTGAGTCAAATTTTAGTGGCATTACCCGTGATGCTTTTATATGAATTGGGAATTAAAATTGCCAAAATTACGATTAAGAAAAATGAAGCTAAGAGCCGATAATCTCATCAAACAATATAAGGACAAGAAAGTTGTTAAAGGTGTTTCTATTGAAGTAAATCAAGGAGAAATAGTAGGGCTTCTAGGTCCAAATGGTGCAGGAAAAACAACCACTTTCTATATGATTGTCGGACTGGTGGCTCCCAGTGCAGGAAAGGTCTTTTTGGATCAAGAAGAGATTACAGATCATGCAATGTATCAACGAGCAAGAATGGGCGTGGGTTACCTTCCTCAGGAAGAAAGTGTTTTCAGAAAATTGTCTGTAGAAGATAATATTCTATCTGTTTTACAAATGACCAAAATGAGTAAGGCAGAACAAAAAGCACGTACCGAAGAGATGCTTGAAGAGTTTAGTCTCACCCATATTCGTAAAAACTTAGGTCATGTACTTTCGGGTGGGGAAAGACGTAGAACAGAAATAGCCAGAGCTTTAGCGGTAAAACCAAAATTTATCCTTCTAGATGAACCTTTTGCAGGTGTTGATCCTATTGCTGTAGAAGATATCCAAAAAATTGTAAAACAACTTACTAAAAAGAATATCGGAATCTTAATTACCGATCACAATGTACAAGAAACCTTGTCTATCGTAGATAAAGCTTACCTTCTTTATGAAGGAAACATCCTTAGAGAAGGAGTCCCAGAAGAACTCGTTGTAGATGAAAAAGTTCGACAAGTATATCTTGGAACACAATTCGAGTTTAGAAGAAAGAAATTTTAGACTTACTCAAACGGTTTTGTTGATTGAATAATTCTATATTTACCACAATCAAATAAACAGTCTTTTGAAAGTACGACTTTTATATCGCTATCTATTTTTACTCTGGGGATTTATTGCTTATGCTCAGCAACCCACATATTATCGTCTTGGAGAAGAGGCGTTAGCAGAAGTAGATTTATACAGCATTATTCAGACAGAAGATGGAATTATTTGGATGACATCAGACCAAGGGGTCTATAAGTACGATGGTTATTTTTTTAAAAATATTAAAAGTCAATCTACAAAAAGTCATTCACTTTTTGGAATCAAAACAGATAGAAAAGGGGATTTATTTTGTGCCAATTTTCATGGTGAAATTTTTAAAATAGAAGAGGATTCCCTCAGGCTATTTTATCAAATACCTGATAGCCTTCTTTCTACAATTATTCATTTTAATTTTGACAATCAAAATAATTTAATATTCTCAACAAGAGGATACTATGTTTTGGATGAAGATATGCTTCCGAAACATGTTTTCTGTGAAAATGGCTCGAACCCCATGGTGTTTACAAAAGACGAGCAATTGGTTTTAATCAATAGAAACGCTAAAGAATTTGCCTACTATAAAGACGGTAAAATAAACGAAATAGAAAAAGTGAATTTTGTAACCAATTCACCTTTTCGGCAACAAGAGAAAATTTATTTTGGAAACTACAGTACTCAAAAGCCTGATATATTTCAATACGAAAATAAAAAATGGCAGAAAATTCCATTTGAAAATAGAAAAATTCTAGAACAAAAAGATCGTGTAGGATTCAGTGTTGTTACAGATTCTATCCTTTCTTTTTCCTTTGGAACACGAGGGATATTCTTTTATAATAATCAAGGAAAACTGAAATATGGTAGTCAGAAATTGTTTTCTAAATTCAGAATATCGGGTGTTTTGCAAGATCAAGAAGCATCAATTTGGCTGATAACTTTAGGGAAAGGTATTCTTATAATACCGAACCCAGAAATGATTGATTTTAATAATCATCCCTTGTTAAAAGATGCTGATCTAAAAACGATGAGTGTTGATGACAAAAGCAATGTTTTTCTTGGGTCCTTAGAAGGGGTTTTGTCTAAAATATCAAAGGATCAGGTTGAAATAGTGAATAAAACGGAGGTAGAAATTCAATATGTAAAATACAATCCTGAGGGTGATTTTCTAGTTAATAATAGGGAAATATTCACAGATGAAGGACATACAATAAAGATCAAAGATGTTTCTGCTGTAAAAGATATCTTTATGCAAAGTGCCGATACCTTTTATATGGCATCTAGCGTTGGAGTTTTTGAAATAGTTTTTGATAAAAAAAAGAAGAAGACTTCTCAAAAAGTCATTTTTAGAGGAAGAACAAAAGCAGTGGCTTATGATGTGTTAAATAAACAGATTTGGGCAGGAACAGCAAAAGGTCTAAAAATTATTAAAAACCATAGTATTAAAGAAGTTCGATATAATAATCAGGTTATATCAGCTACAGATTTTGCTTTTTATCAAGGTAAAACATGGGTAGCAACTTTACAACATGGAATACTCATTTTTGAGAACGATAAATTTATTAAAAAACACATAAGTGCCGAAGATTATCAAACGGTTCATCAATTAAAATATAAAGATTCGAAACTATATTATGCTACAGACCAAGGGATGGTTATCGATGATTTAAGAATCAATGAACGAGTGGTGCTCGATAAAACTGATGGCCTTTTGGCAAGTAGAATTACCGATTTTGAATTAGGAAAGGAAAATATATGGTTTCTTTTTTCAAAAGGAGTTCAAAAAATTCCCTATCAAAGAATCCTTCGAAAGAGTAAAAAACCCAAAGTTTTTTTAGAGAAAATTTTAGTGAATAAGACGTTGTTAAATAAAACATCAAAGGATATTTTTGACTATACCCAGAACGAATGGGAATTTCATTTTAAGAGCATTGCTTACCGCCATAGAGGTACAATGAAATACCACTATAGACTAGTAGGTTTAGATTCTCTTTGGAAAGTAAGATCTTTTGAAAACAACTATATCAATTTTCAATCTTTACCGTATGGAGCCTTCACTTTTGAAGTAAAAGCTGAAAACGAAAAAAATAGATCATCAGAAGTGGCTCAATTTTCATTCGAAATTCTTCCGCCCTTTTGGCTTTCTTGGTGGTTTTATGCATTGATTATCGTACTCGTTTTTTTAATAATCGTTACATATTTTTATATTCGTTTACAAATCATTAAAAAGAGATTAACCCTTGAAAAACAATTAAAAGTATCCGAAATTACAGCCATTAAAGCCCAAATGCATCCTCATTTTGTTTTTAATGCTTTAAACTCTATCCAAGATTTAATAATGCAAAAAGACATTCGGAGTTCTAATATTTATTTGGGAAAATTTGCCGATTTGATGCGTAAAACACTTGAGTTTTCTGGTAAGAATTTTATTTGCCTTAGCGAAGAATTAGAAATGCTTAATCTGTATTTAGAACTTGAGAAACTTAGATTTGGTGAAGAATTGGAGGCTGGAATTCAAAACGAAATATCTACAGAAGAAAGAGCGCAATTGGAAGTTCCGTCTATGCTTATTCAGCCTTATGTAGAAAACGCCATCAAACATGGATTACTGCACAAAAAAGGGCAAAAAATCTTGAGAATATATTTCTACAAAGAAGAAGAGCGACTTGTTTGTGAAATTATTGATAATGGAATTGGGCGAAAAAAATCGCAAGAAATTCAAGAACGTAGAGCAAAGTCTTATCAATCTTTTAGTACACAAGCAAATAAAAAACGTTTGAATTTAATACAAGAAAGTTCCTCTATACGTATCTCATTAGCAATAATTGATTTGGAGGAAAATGGGAAAGCGAGTGGTACAAAAGTGGTTTTGAAATTCTCCAATCCCCAATAAAACCCTTTATTTTTCTTGGATACCCATTTATGAATCCAAATAGCCAGTTCGTGGGTTTTGTCTTGAAATAGACCGCAGAAGAATTCAAATTTGCACCTACAACAATTCAAAATATAGGTGTTATGAAAAAGCTAATTGCGAACTTTTTATTTTTTATTACTCTTACAAGTATTTATCAATCTAATGCAGATATTATCTATGTCAATAAATCGGCATCAGGAAATAATAACGGAACATCTTGGGCAGATGCTTATACAGATTTCCAAAAAGCTTTAAGTGTACTTACTATTTCAGATTCTGTTTGGGTAGCAGCGGGAACATATTACCCACAAACAACCTCTTCTGGAAATAATGCACCGAGTGACCCAAG
Coding sequences within it:
- the recQ gene encoding DNA helicase RecQ; the encoded protein is MENCQNILENLKHFFGFEGFKGNQGKIIESLLNGHDTFVIMPTGGGKSLCYQLPALMQEGTAIIVSPLIALMKNQVDAIRGHVGKDSVAHVLNSSLNKKEIAKVKEDITAGETKLLYVAPESLIKEEYANFLKNSTISFFAIDEAHCISEWGHDFRPEYRNLNKIMSHISDVPVIALTATATPKVQEDIQKNLNMKNAHVFKSSFNRSNLFYEVRPKKDVIKDIIKFVKQHEGKSGIVYCLSRKKVEEIAETLQVNGIKALPYHAGLDAGTRVKHQDAFLMEDVDVIVATIAFGMGIDKPDVRFVVHHDIPKSLEGYYQETGRAGRDGGEGHCLTFYSFKDIEKLEKFMQNKAVAEQEIGRQLLLDTVAYVESAVCRRKYLLYYFGEDFEEENCNCQCDNCKDPKTQVEGKDHVISVIKTIKETNEQLKQKNLVSIIRGIVTSHIKEFDLENISTFRIGQNKEDYFWNSVVRQMMVKNLIKKEIETYGIIKLTQKGEDYFKNPTSFMVVEGHNYEAIAASAGNVAKAVFDDKLFKTLKDIRKKVAKQKKIPTHVIFQENSLEEMCFHYPMNIEELTKIPGVGMGKAQKFGKPFVDHIKNYVEENNIDRPEDFVVKSIVNKSGLKVFMIKSIDRKMPLEDIADAKKIDQDQLLNEFEHIVFSGTKLNLDYHLQDILDEEQIEEIMDYFMESETDTIVEAYDEFDGDYTEEELRLVRLKFVSEVGN
- a CDS encoding KpsF/GutQ family sugar-phosphate isomerase, yielding MLNKDDIIQLGQNSIEEEAAAIMKLSRYVDEDFALVIQNILASKGRVVITGIGKSANIAHKIVATLNSTGTPAIFMHAADAIHGDLGMVQQEDLVICISKSGNTPEIKVLVPLLKSRGNTLVGLTANKESYLGAKSDFVLHAYVEKEACPNNLAPTTSTTAQLVMGDALAICLLKAKEFTDRDFAKYHPGGSLGKKLYLKVNDLLSESKPQVSKESSIKEVILEISKNRLGATAVIELDQVVGVITDGDIRRMLELDNDWKNLKAEDIMNKNPRMIESQELAAEALEIIETNNISQLLVSKEGKYHGIIHMHDIIKEGIL
- the tatC gene encoding twin-arginine translocase subunit TatC is translated as MSKTKQIGQPEEEMHFLDHLAILRKHLVKIVIAILFFAILAFVYREFIFSKIILASKSTDFATFQVMCKLSHMLGLGDSLCMEEQNLVLQNLDMAGQFNMSLWASFVIGIIISFPFAVWEIWKFVSPGLKETERKNSKGFIFSVSGLFFLGVLFGYYVIVPLSVNFLGTFVVSGDVANNFALTSYVSLVTNLVLSTGLLFELPVVIFFLAKLGLVTDEFLRKYRKHAIVVTLILAAVITPPDFLSQILVALPVMLLYELGIKIAKITIKKNEAKSR
- the lptB gene encoding LPS export ABC transporter ATP-binding protein; its protein translation is MKLRADNLIKQYKDKKVVKGVSIEVNQGEIVGLLGPNGAGKTTTFYMIVGLVAPSAGKVFLDQEEITDHAMYQRARMGVGYLPQEESVFRKLSVEDNILSVLQMTKMSKAEQKARTEEMLEEFSLTHIRKNLGHVLSGGERRRTEIARALAVKPKFILLDEPFAGVDPIAVEDIQKIVKQLTKKNIGILITDHNVQETLSIVDKAYLLYEGNILREGVPEELVVDEKVRQVYLGTQFEFRRKKF
- a CDS encoding histidine kinase, whose protein sequence is MKVRLLYRYLFLLWGFIAYAQQPTYYRLGEEALAEVDLYSIIQTEDGIIWMTSDQGVYKYDGYFFKNIKSQSTKSHSLFGIKTDRKGDLFCANFHGEIFKIEEDSLRLFYQIPDSLLSTIIHFNFDNQNNLIFSTRGYYVLDEDMLPKHVFCENGSNPMVFTKDEQLVLINRNAKEFAYYKDGKINEIEKVNFVTNSPFRQQEKIYFGNYSTQKPDIFQYENKKWQKIPFENRKILEQKDRVGFSVVTDSILSFSFGTRGIFFYNNQGKLKYGSQKLFSKFRISGVLQDQEASIWLITLGKGILIIPNPEMIDFNNHPLLKDADLKTMSVDDKSNVFLGSLEGVLSKISKDQVEIVNKTEVEIQYVKYNPEGDFLVNNREIFTDEGHTIKIKDVSAVKDIFMQSADTFYMASSVGVFEIVFDKKKKKTSQKVIFRGRTKAVAYDVLNKQIWAGTAKGLKIIKNHSIKEVRYNNQVISATDFAFYQGKTWVATLQHGILIFENDKFIKKHISAEDYQTVHQLKYKDSKLYYATDQGMVIDDLRINERVVLDKTDGLLASRITDFELGKENIWFLFSKGVQKIPYQRILRKSKKPKVFLEKILVNKTLLNKTSKDIFDYTQNEWEFHFKSIAYRHRGTMKYHYRLVGLDSLWKVRSFENNYINFQSLPYGAFTFEVKAENEKNRSSEVAQFSFEILPPFWLSWWFYALIIVLVFLIIVTYFYIRLQIIKKRLTLEKQLKVSEITAIKAQMHPHFVFNALNSIQDLIMQKDIRSSNIYLGKFADLMRKTLEFSGKNFICLSEELEMLNLYLELEKLRFGEELEAGIQNEISTEERAQLEVPSMLIQPYVENAIKHGLLHKKGQKILRIYFYKEEERLVCEIIDNGIGRKKSQEIQERRAKSYQSFSTQANKKRLNLIQESSSIRISLAIIDLEENGKASGTKVVLKFSNPQ